The Streptomyces asoensis DNA window CTATCCGCCGACCAAGATGCGCAACGCCCGCGACGCCACCGCCGCCGCCATCGACACCCTGCGCGACGGTGTGCACTTCTCGGTGATCGGCGGCACGCACGTCGCCAAGGAGGTCTACCCGGGCGGGGGCCGGCTCGCGGTCGCCGACGCGACCACCCGCGAGCAGGCCAAGCAGGCCCTGCGCCGGCTGAGTGCGGGCGGCGGCACGGCGATCGGCACCTGGCTGCGGCTGGCCGACCGGCTGCTGTCGACCGCGGACGTCGCGATCCGGCACGGCATCCTGCTGACCGACGGCCGCAACGAGCACGAGACGCCGCAGGACCTCAGGGCCGCCCTCGACGACTGCGCCGGACGTTTCACCTGTGACGCCCGTGGCGTGGGCACCGACTGGGAAGTGAAAGAAGTCACAGGGATCGCCTCCGCCCTGCTCGGCACCGCCGACATCGTCGCCGACCCGGCCGGTCTCGCCGCCGACTTCACGCAGATGATGGAGACGGCGATGGGGAAGGAGGTCGCGGACGTCGCGCTGCGGCTGTGGACCCCGGTCGGCACCGCCATCAGGTTCGTCAAGCAGGTCGCGCCGACGGTCGAGGAGCTGACCGGCCGCCGCACCGAGGCGGGCCCGCGCGCGGGCGACTACCCCACCGGTTCCTGGGGCGACGAGTCCCGCGACTACCACGTGTGCGTCGAGGTCCCGGCCGCGAACGTCGGCCAGGAAATGCTCGCCGCCCGGGTCTCGCTGGTCATCCCGCAGCCCGACGGGACCGTGCACCAGCTCGGCGCCCAGGGTCTCGTGAAGGCCGTCTGGACCGACGACATGGCCGCCTCCACGTCGATCAACCCCCAGGTCGCGCACTACACGGGCCAGGCCGAACTGGCACAGGTCATCCAACAGGGCCTCGACCTTCGCAAAGCGGGCGATATGGACGGAGCGACGGCCAAGCTGGGCCGTGCCGTCCAGCTCGCCAGCGCCTCGGGCAACGGTGATACTGCGAAACTGCTTGCGAAGGTGGTGGACGTGGTCGATGCCACGACAGGTACTGTGCGACTGAAGGCGAAGGTCACGGACGCCGACGAGATGACGCTCGAGACCCGGTCCACAAAGACTGTTCGTGTAAAGAAGTGACCTGGACCCGCTTCAGGCACACCGAAGGAGAGAGGGGGACGCGCCGACATGCCGACCTGCCCGAACGGACACCAGTCGGGTTCCGACGACTGGTGCGAGGTCTGCGGTCACCGCATGGCCGGTGCCGTACCCCCGCCCCCTCCGCCGCCGCCCCCGCCCGGCGGTGGCTACGGCTTCCCGCCCCCGCCCGGCCAGGACCAGGGCGGCCGGCCCGGTGGACGGCACCTGTCGTCCGTACCGGACCACGAACCCGAGCTCTGCCCGCAGTGCCGTACGCCCCGTGAGGGCGGCGCGCCGTTCTGCGAGGAGTGCCGGTGGAACTTCCTCACCAACACGGCCACCTCGTACACCCCGGCCGCGCCGCGCCCCTCGGGCCCGGGTCCCGGTGGACCCGGCGGTCCCGGCGGTCCCGGTGGACCCGGCCAGGGCGGTCCGGGCGGGCGCTACCAGCCGCCGCCCCCGACCTACGGCGGCGACTCCTTCGACTACCAGAGCTCCCGTCCGTCCCAGGTGAACCGGCCCGCCGAACCGATCCCGCCGTTCGGCGGCGAGCCGTCCGGCCCGGCCGGTCCCGGCGGACCGGGCAGGCCCGGTGGCCAGGGCGGACCCGGTGGACCCGGTGGCCAGGGCAGGCCCGGTGGCCCGGGAGGTCCCGGAGGTCCGGGGAACACGGCCGGAGGACCGCCCGCGGGCGCCTTCGGGCGTGACCCGTCGGGCCAGGGCGGCGACGCCTTCCGGCGTGAGCCCACCGGTCCCGGCGGCGACCCCTTCCGGCGTGAACCCTCCGGCCAGGGCGGCGACCCCTTCGGCGGACCCGGCGGCCCCGGTGGCCGTCCGCCCGGTCCCTCCGGCGATCCCTTCGGCCGCGAGCCGTCGGGCCCGCCCACGGACCCCTACCGTCGCGAGCAGAGCGGACAGGCCTCCGACCCCTTCGGACGTGAGCCCTCCGGTCCCGGCGGCGACCCGTTCCGGCGTGAACCCCCCGGCCGGAGCGGCGACCCCTTCGGCGGACCCGGCCGTCCCCCGGGCCCGCCCGGCTCCGGTCCCGGCGGCCCGTCCGCCTTCGGCGGCGACCCGTCACGCCCCGCGCCGCCTCCGACCGGCCCCCACCCGACGTCCGGCCCCGGCATACCCGGCCAGGGTGGCTTCGGCGGCCAGGGCGACCCCCGGGCCCAGGGCGGCCCCGGCGGTCCCCAGGCCTTCCAGGCGTCCGGCACCACGGCCCCGCCCGGCTACCCGCAGGAGACGGGCCGCCCGCAGCCCGGTGGGCAGCCCTTCGGCGACGACGACTGGGTGATCTCCCCGCCGTCGAACACCGGCCCCGGCCCGGGCGCGCCCGGCGGTCCCGGCGGATCCGGTCCGGCCCAGGGCGGCGGAGGCTACGGCTACCCGCAGCCCGGCGCGGGCCAGGCCCCGCCCGGCTCCGGGTTCCCGCAGCAGGCGGCCGCCTGGACGGTGACCATCGGCCCCGACCGCGCGTACTTCATGGCGATGATGCACCGTTCGGGCCCCGAGGCCGCGGGCCTCAACCTGCCCGCCTACTCGCCCGAGCAGCAGCGCACGCTCACCGGCAACCAGTTCACCATCGGCCGCCGCCGCCACTCCACCGGCGAGACGCCGGACCTGGACCTGTCGGTGCCGCCGGAGGACCCGGGCGTCTCGCACCAGCACGCGGTACTGGTCCAGCAGCCCGACGGCACCTGGGCGGTCGTCGACCAGAACTCGACCAACGGCACCACGGTCAACGGCTCGGAAGAACCGATCCAGCCGTTCGTCCCGGTCCCGCTCCAGGACGGCGACCAGGTGCACGTCGGCGCCTGGACGACGATCACCATCCGCCGCGGCTAGACCCCGGCGGCACCAGGACCCGGCGCATCCGGCCGGCCCGACATCTCGGGCCGGGCCGCGGCGCCGGGTCCGTCCTCCGCACCGGGTCCGTCCGGCACGCCGGGTCCGTCCGCGGCCGGGTCAGCCCGCCGCTTCCGGCAGGGGCCACGCGTACGGCCCCTCCGGTTCGTCGAGCCACGCCCACGCGTGCCCGGCGTCGAGCGTGATGCCGTACCGCTCCCTCCCCGGCATGCCCTCGCGTTCCCACAGGGAGGCCGCCTCCTGGGGGTCGAGGGTGCCCCGGGTCAGGGCCAGCAGGAAACGGAACCGGTCGTTGTCGCGGGCCCGGCGCGGCACCCCGGCGAGCACCACCTCCTCCGGCTCGGACCGTCCCGACCCGCGCAACGGCACGAAGTAGGCCGCCGTCTCGAGGAACCGGCCCTCGGCGTGGGAGGCGTCCCGCACGGTCAGCGCGATCAGCCCGGTGGCCAGCGGCGCCAGGATCAGGGCCCCGGGGGCGCACTGGGCGAGCCAGGCGCGCGGGACCGTCGTCAGGGTGCAGGTCACGATGATCCGGTCGAAGGGGGCGCGTTCGGGAACGCCCCGCGCCCCGTCGCCGGTGACCACGGCCGGCCGGTACCCGGCCTCCTCCAGGTGCCGGCGCGCGGACTCGGTGATCTCCGGGTCCAGGTCGACGGTGGTGACGTTCCCCTCGCCGAGCCGGTACGACAGCAGTGCCGCGTTGTAACCGGTGCCCGCGCCGATCTCCAGGACCCGGGCGCCGTCCTCGACCCGCAGTTCGGCCAGCATCAGCGCCATCAGCGAGGGCTGGCTGCTGGACGAGAGCAGCACGCCGTCCCGCAGCCGGGTGGCCAGCGGGGTGTCCTCGTACGCGCCCCGCATCCACCGTTCGCGGGTGCGCGGATCGGGGCTCTCGCCCCAGCGCCGCTCGTAGCCGCCCGCCCCGCCGACGTAGTAGTAGGGCACGAAGAGGTGGCGCGGGACCGCGGCGAAGGCGTCCCGCCAGCGCGGATCGGCGGCGAAGGCTCCGCTCGCCTCGATCTCGCGCAGCAGCCCGGCCCGTGCCGACGCCTCAGGACCGTCCGCCTCGTTGTCGCGTGCGTCCGCGCTCATGACTCCACTGTGCGGCGCGCGGCCCGGGGAAGCGAGCATCCGGCGGCGGGCGACGGGGTGGTCCTAGGCCTGGAGTCCTCCGTCCCCCGGTCTGAGACCATGGGAGACGTGAAAGAGATTCGGCGCGGCACGCTTCAGGAGCAGACCTTCTACGAGCAGGTCGGCGGGGAGGAGACCTTCCGCCGGCTGGTGCACCGTTTCTACGAGGGAGTCGCCGGGGACCCCGTGCTGCGGGCCATGTACCCCGAGGAGGACCTCGGTCCGGCCGAGGAGCGTTTCGCGCTGTTCCTCATGCAGTACTGGGGCGGTCCGACGACGTACAGCGAGAACCGCGGCCACCCGCGGCTGCGCATGCGGCACGCGCCCTTCGCCGTGGACCGCGCCGCGCACGACGCCTGGCTGAGGCACATGCGGGTCGCGGTCGACGAACTCGGCCTGTCCGAGGAACACGAACACACTCTGTGGAACTACCTGACGTACGCGGCGGCGTCGATGGTGAACACCCCGACCCCGGAGTGAGCGCGCACGGCCTGGGGCGAGGGCGGATGCGTCGGCGTCGGTGTGCGGGCCCGGGGACCGGGGCTCGGAGGCCGAGGCTCGGGGCCCGGGCGGAGCCCGTCAGCGGACGCTGACGTCGAGCATCCCCAGCCGCCCCGACTGCCGTACGGCGACGGACCCGTACGGTGTGCGCAGCCGCAGCCAGGCGCCGAGCGCGAGCAGGCCCAGGTCCTCCGAACGCGTCGAAGGCCGCAGGAACCCGAGGGACTGCGCCGCGTGCACGGCGCGCACGGGAAGGCCGCTGTCGCCGACCGTCCGGGACCAGATCTCCCGGCCGATCCGGTCCAGTTCGGCCCGCGTCCGCAGCTCGGGCGTCAACTCCTCGGTGCGGGAACGGAATTCACCGACCGCCGCCCCGACCATCGCCCGCAGTTCCTGCGCGCCGGGCAGCCCGGGGCGGGGCTGCCATCCACCGCGGGGCGGCAGCACGCCGGCCCACGGCGGCCCCGTGACGGCCGCGGGAACGGCCGCCGTCGCCGCGTTCTCGTCGACGGACTCCAGCAACTCGCCCGCGGACACGGTCACGTCCAGCGTGACGTCGAGGCCGTCCTCGTACGGCTTGGCCAGCCGGACCGCGCGGATCGCGAGCACCTCGAAGGAGGGCGGCCTGCCGAACACGGCGAGCGCCGTGCCGGCCGCCTGGAGCCGCACGGCCGCACCCCGGTCGTAGTGGAGCAGCCGGGAGAGGAAGGCCGCGACGTCCGCCGCCTCCCCCTCGTCGGCGAGGTGGAGCACCGTCATGCGGCGACGGCCTCCTTGCCGGCGTCCTTCGCGTCGCCCCGGTCGTCCCCGTACTCCTCGAGGAACTCACGTTCCTCGGCGGTGATCCGGCGCGGCCGCTGCGCCTCGAAGTCGAACGGCACGATGACGGTGGAGGCGCGGACGTACACGACGTCCCCGTCCTTCACCTCGTAGCAGATCGTGAAGGACGCGGCCTTTATCTGCGTGACCCACAGCTCGATGTCGACCGGCGAGTGCCGGTGGACGAGCTGCCGCTTGTAGTCGATCTCGTGGCGCGCCACCACGGACCCCTGCTGGAAATCCTTGTCCGGGCGGAACAGGAAGTCGATACGGGCTTCCTCCAGGTAGCGGAGGAAGACCACGTTGTTGACGTGGCCGTACGCGTCCATGTCCGCCCAGCGCAGCGGGCAGCGGTAGATGTGCCGCAAGATCGATCAGCCCCGGGTCAGCTTCTTGTAGGTGGCGCGGTGCGGACGCGCGGCGTCCGCACCCAGCCGCTCGATCTTGTTCTTCTCGTACGACTCGAAGTTGCCCTCGAACCAGAACCACTTGGAGTCGCCCTCGTAGGCGAGGATGTGCGTGGCCACCCGGTCGAGGAACCACCGGTCGTGGGAGACGACCACGGCCGCACCCGGGAACTCCAGCAGCGCGTTCTCGAGGGAGGACAGCGTCTCGACGTCGAGGTCGTTCGTCGGCTCGTCGAGGAGGAGCAGGTTGCCGCCCTGCTTGAGGGTGAGCGCGAGGTTCAGACGGTTGCGCTCACCGCCGGAGAGCACACCGGCCGGCTTCTGCTGGTCCGGGCCCTTGAAGCCGAACGCGGAGACGTACGCGCGGGACGGCATCTCCACCTGCCCGACGTTGATGTAGTCGAGCTCGTCGGAGACCACGGCCCACAGCGACTTCTTCGGGTCGATGTTCTCGCGGCTCTGGTCGACGTACGAGATCTTGACGGTCTCGCCGACCTTGATCGACCCGGAGTCCGGCTCCTCCAGCCCCTGGATCATCTTGAACAGCGTGGTCTTGCCCGCGCCGTTCGGGCCGATGATGCCGACGATGCCGTTGCGCGGCAGCGTGAAGCTGAGGTCGTCGATCAGCACCTTCTCGCCGAAGGCCTTGGAGAGGTTGCTGACCTCGACGACGATGGAACCCAGACGCGGGCCCGGCGGGATCTGGATCTCCTCGAAGTCCAGCTTCCGCATCTTGTCGGCCTCGGCCGCCATCTCCTCGTAGCGGGCCAGACGCGCCTTGGACTTGGCCTGACGCCCCTTGGCGTTCGACCGCACCCACTCCAGCTCCTCCTTCAGACGCTTGGCACGCTTGGCGTCCTTCTGGCCCTCGACCTTGAGGCGGCTGGCCTTGGTGTCGAGGTAGGTGGAGTAGTTGCCCTCGTAGGGGTGCGCGCGGCCGCGGTCGAGCTCGAGGATCCACTCGGCGACGTTGTCGAGGAAGTACCGGTCGTGGGTGACGGCGACGACGGTGCCGGGGTACTTCGCGAGGTGCTGCTCCAGCCACTGCACGGACTCGGCGTCCAGGTGGTTGGTGGGCTCGTCGAGGAGCAGCAGGTCGGGGGCCTCCAGCAGCAGCTTGCACAGTGCGACGCGGCGGCGCTCACCACCGGAGAGGTTGGTGACGGGCCAGTCGCCGGGCGGGCAGCCCAGGGCGTCCATGGCCTGCTCCAGCTGGGTGTCCAGGTCCCACGCGTTGGCGTGGTCGAGGTCCTCCTGGAGCTTGCCCATCTCGTCGAGCAGCGCGTCGGAGTAGTCGGTCGCCATCAGCTCGGCGACCTCGTTGAAGCGCTTGAGCTTGCCCATGATCTCGGCTGCGCCGTCCTGCACGTTCTCCAGAACGGTCTTGGACTCGTCGAGCGGCGGCTCCTGGAGCAGCATCCCGACGCTGTACCCGGGTGAGAGGAAGGCGTCACCGTTCGAGGGCTGCTCGAGCCCCGCCATGATCTTCAGAACGGTGGACTTACCGGCACCGTTGGGCCCGACCACACCGATCTTCGCGCCGGGCAGGAAGCTCAGCGTTACGTCGTCAAGGATGACCTTGTCGCCGTGTGCCTTGCGCGTCTTGCGCATGGTGTAGATGTACTCAGCCAAGAGAAACCGTCCGGCAGCTTGAAATCTGGCAGTGGGCAGATACACCCCATCTTGCCTGACCGCCACCCCTGGGTGGTAACTCGAATAGCGAGGGGCGTCTGACCTGGGGTTTCGTCGTAGACACCTGCGGCAGGTCTGTCACTGTCGGTCGCCGACGAGTGGCTTCGGCGATCCTCGGACGGCCCAGAGACGGCCCAGGATTGATCATCGAGTCCGGCTGGCCGACCGACGGCGGGTGCCTTGGACGTGGGTCTCCTGAACCTCAGCCGACGACAGCCAGCCACGACGGCGGGCCTGCCGACCGACCAGGCGCGCGTATGCCTCGCCGCACCCCCACTGGCCTCAGCCACGCTGCAATCCCGGCGACCAGCGCAAGCCCCGCCGGCGGAAGCGTTGCGGTAAGACCTTGAGTGATGACCTCTTCGTCCCGAAGCAACTTTGGTGAGGGCTTTGCCGGGGACTGGTGCAGCGCTCACCTGCGCTGACGGTCCGCAGACGTTCGCGGTCGTCCGTTGATGTTCGTCGGCGTTGTCACGCAGGTACACACTCACCCTCGCT harbors:
- a CDS encoding vWA domain-containing protein; this encodes MANFSKSNVPQFSVDVYQNEYLPEGGREVNAIVTVTATGGGTVGSAAAAPHLYSPSQGPSAAVAIMVDCSGSMDYPPTKMRNARDATAAAIDTLRDGVHFSVIGGTHVAKEVYPGGGRLAVADATTREQAKQALRRLSAGGGTAIGTWLRLADRLLSTADVAIRHGILLTDGRNEHETPQDLRAALDDCAGRFTCDARGVGTDWEVKEVTGIASALLGTADIVADPAGLAADFTQMMETAMGKEVADVALRLWTPVGTAIRFVKQVAPTVEELTGRRTEAGPRAGDYPTGSWGDESRDYHVCVEVPAANVGQEMLAARVSLVIPQPDGTVHQLGAQGLVKAVWTDDMAASTSINPQVAHYTGQAELAQVIQQGLDLRKAGDMDGATAKLGRAVQLASASGNGDTAKLLAKVVDVVDATTGTVRLKAKVTDADEMTLETRSTKTVRVKK
- a CDS encoding methyltransferase domain-containing protein, with translation MSADARDNEADGPEASARAGLLREIEASGAFAADPRWRDAFAAVPRHLFVPYYYVGGAGGYERRWGESPDPRTRERWMRGAYEDTPLATRLRDGVLLSSSSQPSLMALMLAELRVEDGARVLEIGAGTGYNAALLSYRLGEGNVTTVDLDPEITESARRHLEEAGYRPAVVTGDGARGVPERAPFDRIIVTCTLTTVPRAWLAQCAPGALILAPLATGLIALTVRDASHAEGRFLETAAYFVPLRGSGRSEPEEVVLAGVPRRARDNDRFRFLLALTRGTLDPQEAASLWEREGMPGRERYGITLDAGHAWAWLDEPEGPYAWPLPEAAG
- a CDS encoding globin, which translates into the protein MGDVKEIRRGTLQEQTFYEQVGGEETFRRLVHRFYEGVAGDPVLRAMYPEEDLGPAEERFALFLMQYWGGPTTYSENRGHPRLRMRHAPFAVDRAAHDAWLRHMRVAVDELGLSEEHEHTLWNYLTYAAASMVNTPTPE
- a CDS encoding acyl-CoA thioesterase, which translates into the protein MRHIYRCPLRWADMDAYGHVNNVVFLRYLEEARIDFLFRPDKDFQQGSVVARHEIDYKRQLVHRHSPVDIELWVTQIKAASFTICYEVKDGDVVYVRASTVIVPFDFEAQRPRRITAEEREFLEEYGDDRGDAKDAGKEAVAA
- a CDS encoding FHA domain-containing protein; this translates as MPTCPNGHQSGSDDWCEVCGHRMAGAVPPPPPPPPPPGGGYGFPPPPGQDQGGRPGGRHLSSVPDHEPELCPQCRTPREGGAPFCEECRWNFLTNTATSYTPAAPRPSGPGPGGPGGPGGPGGPGQGGPGGRYQPPPPTYGGDSFDYQSSRPSQVNRPAEPIPPFGGEPSGPAGPGGPGRPGGQGGPGGPGGQGRPGGPGGPGGPGNTAGGPPAGAFGRDPSGQGGDAFRREPTGPGGDPFRREPSGQGGDPFGGPGGPGGRPPGPSGDPFGREPSGPPTDPYRREQSGQASDPFGREPSGPGGDPFRREPPGRSGDPFGGPGRPPGPPGSGPGGPSAFGGDPSRPAPPPTGPHPTSGPGIPGQGGFGGQGDPRAQGGPGGPQAFQASGTTAPPGYPQETGRPQPGGQPFGDDDWVISPPSNTGPGPGAPGGPGGSGPAQGGGGYGYPQPGAGQAPPGSGFPQQAAAWTVTIGPDRAYFMAMMHRSGPEAAGLNLPAYSPEQQRTLTGNQFTIGRRRHSTGETPDLDLSVPPEDPGVSHQHAVLVQQPDGTWAVVDQNSTNGTTVNGSEEPIQPFVPVPLQDGDQVHVGAWTTITIRRG
- the ettA gene encoding energy-dependent translational throttle protein EttA, yielding MAEYIYTMRKTRKAHGDKVILDDVTLSFLPGAKIGVVGPNGAGKSTVLKIMAGLEQPSNGDAFLSPGYSVGMLLQEPPLDESKTVLENVQDGAAEIMGKLKRFNEVAELMATDYSDALLDEMGKLQEDLDHANAWDLDTQLEQAMDALGCPPGDWPVTNLSGGERRRVALCKLLLEAPDLLLLDEPTNHLDAESVQWLEQHLAKYPGTVVAVTHDRYFLDNVAEWILELDRGRAHPYEGNYSTYLDTKASRLKVEGQKDAKRAKRLKEELEWVRSNAKGRQAKSKARLARYEEMAAEADKMRKLDFEEIQIPPGPRLGSIVVEVSNLSKAFGEKVLIDDLSFTLPRNGIVGIIGPNGAGKTTLFKMIQGLEEPDSGSIKVGETVKISYVDQSRENIDPKKSLWAVVSDELDYINVGQVEMPSRAYVSAFGFKGPDQQKPAGVLSGGERNRLNLALTLKQGGNLLLLDEPTNDLDVETLSSLENALLEFPGAAVVVSHDRWFLDRVATHILAYEGDSKWFWFEGNFESYEKNKIERLGADAARPHRATYKKLTRG